One window from the genome of Haladaptatus paucihalophilus DX253 encodes:
- a CDS encoding DUF309 domain-containing protein, with the protein MDDHTRDPTADPPPTGRIPSGWLPERDCWEHGTLRTAVVHGVRLFNAGEFHESHDCFEDEWYNYGNGSVESAFLHGMVQVAAGAYKHFDFEDDSGMRSLFETALQYLHGVPSDFYGVNVTDVRTKMTNALDDPTVLHGWKIELDGERPTVREMDFDYADGLE; encoded by the coding sequence ATGGACGACCACACACGCGACCCGACCGCCGACCCGCCACCGACCGGCCGAATCCCGTCGGGGTGGCTCCCGGAGCGAGACTGCTGGGAACACGGAACGCTTCGAACGGCGGTGGTTCACGGCGTGCGACTGTTCAACGCCGGGGAGTTCCACGAGAGCCACGACTGCTTCGAGGACGAGTGGTACAACTACGGCAACGGGTCGGTCGAGAGCGCGTTCCTCCACGGAATGGTGCAGGTCGCGGCGGGCGCGTACAAACACTTCGACTTCGAGGACGACAGCGGCATGCGCTCGCTCTTCGAAACCGCGCTTCAGTACCTCCACGGCGTTCCGAGCGACTTCTACGGCGTGAACGTCACCGACGTGCGAACGAAAATGACGAACGCGTTGGACGACCCGACGGTGCTCCACGGGTGGAAAATAGAACTGGACGGGGAACGGCCGACCGTCAGAGAGATGGATTTCGACTACGCTGACGGGCTGGAGTAG
- a CDS encoding DUF5820 family protein translates to MSIENLPESWVVWNEEPNGRCILAYRPDVFDTRQFPPECMPTLYLTQGTPNRPPQERRATDSWYFEFFLEPEVALPRTPRFSSRDEALEAAVALADEFDRGEVDYRSWYLVPREAYLDKLDELTGRTE, encoded by the coding sequence GTGTCCATCGAGAACCTCCCCGAGTCGTGGGTCGTCTGGAACGAGGAACCGAACGGTCGGTGCATCCTCGCCTACCGGCCGGACGTGTTCGACACGCGGCAGTTCCCGCCGGAGTGTATGCCGACGCTGTATCTCACGCAAGGGACCCCGAATCGGCCACCGCAGGAGCGCCGGGCGACCGACTCGTGGTATTTCGAGTTCTTCCTCGAACCGGAGGTCGCTTTGCCGCGGACGCCGCGGTTCTCCTCGCGCGATGAAGCATTGGAGGCCGCCGTCGCGCTCGCGGACGAGTTCGACCGCGGCGAAGTGGACTACCGGTCGTGGTATCTAGTTCCGCGCGAGGCGTACCTCGACAAACTGGACGAGTTGACCGGACGAACCGAGTAG
- a CDS encoding M99 family carboxypeptidase catalytic domain-containing protein, whose translation MRIEQLGEGTPEVAVVAGIHGDEPCGPKAVDRLLLEDPDVERAVKVVVVNERALERGVRYVNEDLNRVFPGDPNAETYERRLAHDLVSELRDCTVLSLHSTQSYARPFALVDRVNAVARSICPYLPVSQLVETDKFTKGKLISHPHTLEVECGLQGSPEAVDNAYDLVRGFLAGTGALPLPEGKNPVDAGEQDEVEVFRMDQPVRKNGGTEFEVLVENFQRVERGEPFATADGDELVAENPFVPVLMSAYGYEDIFGYTAEYIGVLGN comes from the coding sequence ATGCGAATCGAGCAGTTAGGTGAAGGAACGCCGGAAGTGGCAGTCGTCGCCGGGATTCACGGCGACGAGCCGTGCGGTCCGAAGGCGGTCGATAGACTGCTGTTGGAGGACCCGGACGTGGAGCGGGCGGTGAAGGTCGTCGTCGTCAACGAGCGCGCGCTCGAACGCGGCGTCCGGTACGTCAACGAGGACTTGAACCGCGTCTTCCCCGGCGACCCGAACGCGGAGACGTACGAGCGGCGGTTGGCGCACGACTTGGTGTCGGAGCTACGGGACTGTACGGTCCTCTCGCTTCACTCCACGCAATCGTACGCGAGGCCGTTCGCGCTCGTGGACCGGGTGAACGCGGTCGCGCGGTCCATCTGCCCGTACCTGCCGGTCTCACAACTGGTCGAGACGGACAAGTTCACGAAGGGAAAACTCATCTCGCATCCGCACACGCTGGAGGTCGAGTGCGGCCTGCAAGGGTCTCCCGAGGCGGTCGACAACGCCTACGACCTTGTTCGCGGGTTCCTCGCGGGAACGGGTGCCCTTCCGTTGCCGGAGGGCAAAAATCCGGTCGATGCGGGCGAACAGGACGAGGTGGAAGTGTTCCGGATGGACCAACCGGTGCGGAAAAACGGCGGCACGGAGTTCGAAGTGTTGGTTGAGAACTTCCAGCGGGTCGAGCGGGGAGAGCCGTTCGCAACCGCCGACGGGGACGAACTGGTCGCCGAAAACCCGTTCGTTCCGGTGTTGATGTCGGCGTACGGCTACGAGGACATCTTCGGCTACACGGCGGAGTACATCGGCGTGCTGGGGAACTGA
- a CDS encoding UPF0179 family protein, with the protein MSTITLVGTRLADVGQEFVYQGEASACEGCPYRNQCLNLSEGVKYRVTDVRDGAQTLPCGVHDDGVSAVEVEPATVRANVSARNAYAGSNAKLEGPCPHVECPSHEFCEPTGADFDEEYRISKIVGDPPHDYCHLDRDLTLVEFDETDE; encoded by the coding sequence ATGTCCACCATCACGCTCGTCGGAACCCGCCTCGCGGACGTCGGTCAGGAGTTCGTCTATCAGGGCGAAGCCAGCGCCTGCGAGGGCTGTCCCTACAGAAACCAGTGTCTCAATCTCTCCGAGGGGGTGAAATATCGCGTCACGGACGTCAGGGATGGCGCACAGACGCTCCCCTGTGGCGTCCACGACGACGGCGTGAGCGCCGTCGAAGTCGAACCGGCGACCGTCCGCGCCAACGTCTCCGCGCGGAACGCCTACGCTGGGAGCAACGCGAAACTCGAAGGGCCGTGCCCGCACGTCGAGTGCCCGAGCCACGAGTTCTGCGAACCCACCGGTGCCGACTTCGACGAGGAGTACCGGATTTCGAAAATCGTCGGGGACCCTCCCCACGACTACTGCCACTTGGACCGCGACCTGACGCTCGTCGAGTTCGACGAGACGGACGAGTAA